Below is a genomic region from Candidatus Aegiribacteria sp..
TTGCCCTTATAGCTTCCTGGGCTCTCTTAATGTAATGAACAAGGTATCTTCCGGCTGGACACACATAACTGCATGTACCGCACGCCATGCAATTCAGCGCTCCGTATTTCCTGGCAAGATCCCATTTCTCGTTTTCAGCTGCCGATGCTATCATGCTTGGTGCAAGCCTTAACGGGCATGCATCCATGCACTTACCGCAACTAATACATGGGCTTTCAGTAACATCTCTTACTTCTGCTCCGATCAGTGCTAGAACACCACTGGTTCCCTTTGTTACAGGAACGCCATCGGTATAAAGCGAGATGCCCATCATCGGTCCACCACTTATCAGTCTCTCAACGTTTTCAGTGTAGCCACCGGATTCTTCGATGAGGTCAGAGAAAAGCGTACCCACACATACATCGTAATTGGCCGGTGATTCAACACCTCTACCTGTTACCGTTACTATCCTTCGAAGAGAGGGTTCACCGTCCCTTACAGCTTTTGCAACTGCGGCCGCCGTTCCAACATTCTGTACTACTACTCCCACATCAAGAGGAAGCCCTCCGGCAGGAACTTCCCTGCCGATGGCGGCATCGATGAGCTGCTTCTCAGCCCCCTGGGGATAGCTGACTTTCAGCGGAAGAACATCGCATCCCTTTTCCTCCATGATCCTTATAGCATCGGGCTTGTTGATCTCAATACCTATCAAGCATTTTTCTACTCCGAGCGCGTAAGACAGTATTTCCATTCCAAGAATTATATCGTCAGGATTCTCAAGCATGAGCCTTTGGTCGGCAGTAAGGTATGGCTCACACTCCACCCCGTTAATAATAAGTGTATCAATATTCTTATCGGGAGGTGGAGACAGCTTCACGTAAGTAGGAAAACTTGCTCCCCCCATACCGCAGATACCGGCCATTTTGATCCGCTCAATTATCTCAGCGGGTGAATGCTTTCTGTAATCGTCCCACTTCTTGAAAACCTGTCCTCCATCTTCCGATTCTGTCTCGATGACTACTACAGGACCGGTTCTTCTGTGTGGCATGGGGAATTCCTCAATAGACTTAACCGTACCGTTCACAGGTGAATGCGTTGGTAAACTAATAAAGCCGTTCTGAGTACCTATCTCCTGTCCCCTGATTACTTTGTCTCCTTTGGAAACCGAGGGTTTCGATGGTGCTCCAAGATGCTGGCATAACGGCACTCGAACAATTTCCGGAGCAGGCAATCTTTTTATCGATTGTCCCGATGATAGATTCTTATTGCCCTGGGGATGGGTTCCCCCCCTGAATGTTCTGGCTTTGGTCATGTGCCTCCCCTAATAATTCTAACTCTATAAATAGAAATGAGATAGGTCCGACTTATTCTTCCTTCAGTAACCTGTCAAGTTCTTCTTTAAATTGTGAAACATCCTTGAATTTCCTGTAAACACTTGCGAATCTGACATAAGCAACCTGATCAACCTCGTGAAGAAGCTCCATTACACATTCACCAATAAATTTCACCGTAACTTCCTCCTGGAACTCATCCGTTACCCGTGCGATTGTCCGGTCGACCAGGTCCCGCAGATCTTCCGCGGCAACAGGCCTTTTCTCGCAGGCCCTGTCAATTCCCTTCTCAAGCTTCTTCCGATCGAAGGACTCCCTCCTGCCGTCGTTCTTCACCACAACAGGAAAAGACTTCTCGATATACTCGTAAGTTGTGAAGCGATACCCACATTCGGCGCACTCCCGCCTTCTTCTTGTGGCCTCTCCATCCCTTACCGTACGGGAATCAATTACTCTGTCATCCATGCTTGAGCATCGGGGACATTTCATTTATGAACTCCAGACATTGTTTTAGAAAATACAGGATTCACATATGTCAGACTGTACAAGTATCCAGAATAATAGTAAATATCCTTGACGAGGTACACCGTTATCAATAGAATCAGCGGGTTCCAATGGTGGGAGTAGTTCAGTTGGTAGAGCCCCTGATTGTGGATCAGGTGGTCGCCGGTTCAAGTCCGGTCTCCCACCCCACAATGCGCTCCTAGCTCAATTGGCAGAGCAACGGACTCTTAATCCGTAGGTTCCGGGTTCGATTCCCGGGGGGCGTACCAGAGAACAGAGCCGCGGGGTCTAGTGCCCCGCGGCAACACATACATAAAAACAGTGCGCCCGTAGCTCAGCTGGATAGAGCAGCGGACTTCTAATCCGCAGGCCACAGGTTCGAATCCTGTCGGGCGTACCAAAGTTCAAAAAGGCTGTTGGAATCATTTCCTTCAGCCTTCTTTGCTTCATAGACTCGGTTTGTATCTACAATCATATCATACGGATGTCGGAATTCTACCGAGAGATTTCCACCTTTCCAAAGGCAGTTCGAAAGTAGATTATTAAGAAGTCTTCTTTTCTCTGAACTATCTCTCTTAGAGTACGTAGTACGGGCATTTCTGATAAGTTCGAGAAGATCAACACTTCGCTCAAACTCTGCAGGATCTTCAGATTCATGTTTGACGATAGCTGAGAAGATATCCTCCATTTGATTCCTGCATATCTGTGATTTCTCATTGAACATCTGAGGAGTAATGATACCTTCAAGCTTATCTTCATACATTGTATCCAGCTTCACCTGGAGTTTATCGTACTCAGCTTGAAGAATTGATATAGCTTTTTTCCTGTAGCTTCGTTTCTTCTTACTCATTTCCAAGTAATTATCTCTGAGAAAGTCTATTACCTCTTGATTGAACTCCAAAAGCCCCAGGAAATCACAGAATAGGCTATCTAAGACCGTTTCTCTTGTATACGGCTCATTACACTTACCCTTGTATCCTGTGCAATGGTAATAGATGTATTTGCCCTTCTTTAGCTCTCCAGTCATCATGCAGCCACAATGACCGCATCTTAATAGCCTTGAAAACGCAAAATCATGCTTCATTCGTCTTATCTTGCTGGAATTGCGGTCTAGCATAGTATCTTGAACCTTCTGCCAAAGTTGTCTGGAAACGATTGGTTGATGTTTGCCTGAATAGGTGACTTCGTTCCAGTCAAAATCACCATAGTAGATTTTGTTCTTGAGCATTTTATGTATTGCAGATCGGGCAAGAGGATTTCCAGATCCTCGTTGATTCAATCCCGCATCTCTGGCAATCTTTGACAGTTCAGATACTGAGCAATCACCTTCGGAGTATTTCTCAAATAGCATCCTGATGATTGCAGCTCTATCTGGATCTGGTTGAATGATCTTCTTGCCACTTCGTGAAACTGCATTCAGATAACCAACAGGAGCATATGAAGGCCATAAACCCTGTCGAGCTTTCTGTTGCATTCCTTTAGTGACTTCCTCAGAAAGGTTATCAACGAATTGCTTTGCCATTAATACTCGAATACCATGCATGAATTTCGCTGAAGATCTCGACTCAGAGGAGATGATCGTATTCTCCTTAACCAGGTGTATTTCCAGTTCAAGTTCATCAATAGTTACCCAGTCTTTGATGTTACGGTAGAGCCTGTCGGTCTTTTCAACTAAAACGGTCTTGCAGTTATCATTCTCTTTAAGGTATGAAAGCATAGCATTGAATTGCGTTCTACCTGCTTGTTTAGCAGTTTCAACATCTTCGAAGACTCTTGCTATAGAGAAACGGTTGTTCTTAGCATACTCCCTGATCAACCTCTTTTGAGCAGGTATAGAATAACCTTCACGCTCTTGATCCTTGGATGATACACGGACGTAAAGGACTGCTTGAATCCTTCTGCCATGTACCTTTTCTGCTCTTAATCTCTTGTTTTCCATGCTTTCACCTCTTCAATCTCTAAACCTATCTGTTTTCTGCTTTCTTCAAGGCTTTCAAAGAGCCTTTCAGAAAGCATTCAACAGAATTCCAATGCTCGAATAGCTTATCCCAACCTCTAAATAGCTGATGAAGCAATATCATTAATAGCTCTATCTCCTGGGTGTAAAATCTTACTTTCCCGATTTATCTGATGTGTGTTTGCGGTGTTAGTAATAGAGGGTGATTCAGACTTTTCGGGAAAGGTTACATCTATATCTTCAATTGGTTGGTCAATGACATCAATAAGTTCTCTTACATCCTCAGTCAAAAACCAAACGCTCCTCTTGCTTTGCTTTGTCTCTGTAAGAATTCGATGTGATACCAAATCTTCACATACTCGTCTTACAGTAGTATTTGGATGACCAATAACTGTTACTAGTCCCTTCAGATCCATTTCTCCGTTCTCGCATATACTCCAAATAACTCTTCTCCTAAGTTCCGGCATCGAAGATAATCCAACTTCATGAGCCAGTTCCCAAGCTTCTTGGACATTACATCCAATAAGAATTGAACCCTTGAAAAGACTCATCAATGCTTGGGCAAATCTTGGAGAAGCTTCTATATGATGAATGTGTGTAATTTCTCTCTTATAACCATCTCTCTCTATCGTACTTCTAGCACAGGTAACCAAGGAAGCGAGTAATGCAATTCGCTCTCGAATGAAATCGTCGACTTCAGGTTCATATTTGAATTCAAGAACATGATCTACTAGAGTCTTCGTCATATTCCTAAGAGTATTTCTGACGAGACTCTTTTTGCATTCTCTACTCAAAACCATTCTGGCCTGTTCAATCGAAGTCGCTAAATCGGTTTTGATTCTGAACATTGTGAAGCGTTCACCCATTGAACTCATTGCTTCATGTTGAGAGTCGATCTTCTGAGTTACCGCCCCGATGAAGCCGATCTTGCCTTCCCAGACGGTATGCCATCCCCCATCTGTTCCAAATGCTCTTCTCATGCGACCGTCATAGATATCTCTAAGAGCTGCAAAACTTTCTAATCGAGTTTCATTGTTCATTGAAAGAACACTAGTAAAATCCTTACATATGAGAATCCCAAAATCACCAATTTCCTTGAGAAGACCGCCTTTTGCATTTTTCGCAACCTCTCTCTTAGGAGTTCCAGAAAGCAATGCTGCTTTTGTAAAAGTACCAATCTCAAAAACATCATTGAGATCCCGAAGCATATTTAGTATTTCTGTTTTACCACTTGAAGGAGAAGAGACAATTAGAAGCCATACAGGAGCACCTTCAAGGTAATTCCCTATGAACGTAGCTAAAACGATTCTCAGTGTAAGCGGATCATTCAAGTACACCCATTTGGAGAATTTCACCTCAAGGTTAAGTAAGTATTCCCTTGATTGCTCATAGATTGAAGCCTTTGATGCAATAGACACACCTGGATTTGTATATAAGCTTATTAGTATGCTCCCTTCTTAGTCGGGAGATCTTCGTATTGTTGAAGAGCATCCTCTCTATTCCAATCAAGCAAGATCTGTACAAAATTGAACAGAGTTTCAGAAGTTTCACGTGCATCTTCCTCGGAAAGTTGTTTTAAGGAACGAACCTGCCAGAAATGAAGTGCATTCATAGTAGTCTTTTCTTTGCTGGACATTTGAGAACCATCCCTCGTATATACACTTCAGAATGGCTCTGATAGCTATGCTTATTCATTATATTCTTGCTTCAACGCTCCCATGGCGGGAATCGCTTTTACTTCATTGATTTCATTTACCGAAATCAGGAACCTGTAATTTCGTCCATACTCAATGTTGACTTCTCTCTTATTCTTGCTCGTTACCCTCGCTTTTATAACAATCTTTCCATAGCCATATTTCGCACAATCCAATAGACATTCAAGCATCTTCTCTGAACATTCCAGGTACTGCTTGTTCTTACTGTCTATGTGCATAGGTATCGCAATTCATTTATGTACAGTACCCACTGAACACATGAGGTAAAAAAACTCATCATGTTCGCTTTCCATTTCTCAACGACATGTGAATTTCCTTAACTTGCTCCGTAAGCATGGAAATCTCTTCATCTTCTGTCTCATCAAGGAGTTTTCCATATTCATCAGCGATAAGTATTTGTAAGCAGGGCAAAACAAGTACATCCATAATACTTTTCTGTTTAAGACCAATGAATGATT
It encodes:
- a CDS encoding recombinase family protein, which encodes MLKNKIYYGDFDWNEVTYSGKHQPIVSRQLWQKVQDTMLDRNSSKIRRMKHDFAFSRLLRCGHCGCMMTGELKKGKYIYYHCTGYKGKCNEPYTRETVLDSLFCDFLGLLEFNQEVIDFLRDNYLEMSKKKRSYRKKAISILQAEYDKLQVKLDTMYEDKLEGIITPQMFNEKSQICRNQMEDIFSAIVKHESEDPAEFERSVDLLELIRNARTTYSKRDSSEKRRLLNNLLSNCLWKGGNLSVEFRHPYDMIVDTNRVYEAKKAEGNDSNSLFELWYARQDSNLWPAD
- the nrdR gene encoding transcriptional regulator NrdR — protein: MKCPRCSSMDDRVIDSRTVRDGEATRRRRECAECGYRFTTYEYIEKSFPVVVKNDGRRESFDRKKLEKGIDRACEKRPVAAEDLRDLVDRTIARVTDEFQEEVTVKFIGECVMELLHEVDQVAYVRFASVYRKFKDVSQFKEELDRLLKEE
- the rsxC gene encoding electron transport complex subunit RsxC, yielding MTKARTFRGGTHPQGNKNLSSGQSIKRLPAPEIVRVPLCQHLGAPSKPSVSKGDKVIRGQEIGTQNGFISLPTHSPVNGTVKSIEEFPMPHRRTGPVVVIETESEDGGQVFKKWDDYRKHSPAEIIERIKMAGICGMGGASFPTYVKLSPPPDKNIDTLIINGVECEPYLTADQRLMLENPDDIILGMEILSYALGVEKCLIGIEINKPDAIRIMEEKGCDVLPLKVSYPQGAEKQLIDAAIGREVPAGGLPLDVGVVVQNVGTAAAVAKAVRDGEPSLRRIVTVTGRGVESPANYDVCVGTLFSDLIEESGGYTENVERLISGGPMMGISLYTDGVPVTKGTSGVLALIGAEVRDVTESPCISCGKCMDACPLRLAPSMIASAAENEKWDLARKYGALNCMACGTCSYVCPAGRYLVHYIKRAQEAIRANRGKEA